Proteins encoded in a region of the Haloarchaeobius salinus genome:
- a CDS encoding redox-regulated ATPase YchF, translating to MSYNIGLVGKPSVGKSTFFNAATMNDVPEGAYPFTTIDPSIGEAYVRVDCAAPEFDEHCTPDTGYCREGTRYVPTKLVDVAGLVPGAHEGRGLGNQFLTDLNETDVLVHVVDFSGETDLEGEPTEDHDPREDIDFLENELDQWYVGILETGIEKFQNRYQAEDDHSIEIELADQMSAFGTNKDEIKQIILALDLELDPDTWDEADRDALAREIRKRTKPMVVAANKMDTPAAQENWDEITDDPDYDHLQFVPVSAHAEKALKNAAEQGVVDYHAGDDDFEIVADVSDEQEQGLEQIREFVTEYGGTGVQQAIEAALFDELGVIAVFPGGAEAMGDEQGRVMRDCFLLPGGSTTSDFAYHLHSDIGDGLLHGLNCRTKRQMGGDTELEHREVVELVTTN from the coding sequence ATGAGCTACAACATCGGTCTCGTCGGCAAGCCCTCGGTGGGCAAGTCGACGTTCTTCAACGCGGCAACGATGAACGACGTTCCCGAGGGTGCGTACCCCTTCACGACCATCGACCCCTCCATCGGCGAGGCGTACGTCCGGGTGGACTGCGCCGCCCCGGAGTTCGACGAGCACTGCACACCGGACACGGGCTACTGCCGCGAGGGGACACGGTACGTCCCCACCAAACTCGTCGACGTGGCCGGCCTCGTCCCCGGCGCGCACGAGGGTCGCGGGCTGGGCAACCAGTTCCTCACCGACCTGAACGAGACGGACGTGCTCGTCCACGTCGTCGACTTCTCCGGCGAGACCGACCTCGAGGGCGAGCCCACCGAGGACCACGATCCCCGCGAGGACATCGACTTCCTGGAGAACGAGCTCGACCAGTGGTACGTCGGCATCCTCGAGACGGGCATCGAGAAGTTCCAGAACCGCTATCAGGCGGAGGACGACCACTCCATCGAGATCGAGCTCGCCGACCAGATGTCCGCCTTCGGCACGAACAAGGACGAGATCAAGCAGATAATCCTCGCACTCGACCTCGAACTCGACCCCGACACGTGGGACGAAGCCGACCGCGACGCGCTCGCCCGCGAGATCCGAAAGCGCACGAAGCCGATGGTCGTCGCCGCGAACAAGATGGACACCCCAGCGGCGCAGGAGAACTGGGACGAGATCACCGACGACCCCGACTACGACCACCTCCAGTTCGTCCCCGTCAGCGCCCACGCCGAGAAGGCACTGAAGAACGCGGCAGAGCAGGGCGTTGTTGACTACCACGCCGGCGACGACGACTTCGAAATCGTCGCCGACGTCTCCGACGAGCAGGAGCAGGGGCTCGAACAGATCCGCGAGTTCGTCACCGAGTACGGCGGGACGGGCGTCCAGCAGGCAATCGAGGCCGCGCTGTTCGACGAACTCGGCGTCATCGCCGTCTTCCCCGGCGGCGCGGAGGCCATGGGCGACGAGCAGGGCCGCGTGATGCGCGACTGCTTCCTCCTCCCCGGCGGCTCGACGACCAGCGACTTCGCGTACCACCTCCACTCCGACATCGGCGACGGCCTGCTCCACGGCCTCAACTGCCGGACCAAGCGGCAGATGGGGGGCGACACCGAACTCGAACACCGCGAGGTCGTCGAGCTCGTCACGACGAACTGA
- the msrB gene encoding peptide-methionine (R)-S-oxide reductase MsrB has product MSDSPQEPKTDVPESDAEWRERLDDEEYEILRNQGTEARFSGEYVDHFEDGTYRCKGCGEVLFDADTKFDHGCGWPSFYAAENGKIEQREDLSHGMRRIEVVCANCESHLGHVFDDGPAPTGERFCINSVALEFDGEE; this is encoded by the coding sequence ATGAGCGACAGTCCACAGGAACCGAAGACGGACGTCCCAGAGTCCGACGCGGAGTGGCGCGAGCGCCTCGACGACGAGGAGTACGAGATCCTCCGGAACCAGGGTACCGAGGCGCGCTTCTCCGGGGAGTACGTCGACCACTTCGAGGACGGCACGTACCGTTGCAAGGGCTGCGGCGAGGTGCTGTTCGACGCCGACACGAAGTTCGACCACGGCTGCGGCTGGCCGTCCTTCTACGCCGCGGAGAACGGCAAAATCGAGCAGCGCGAGGACCTGAGCCACGGGATGCGTCGCATCGAGGTCGTCTGTGCGAACTGCGAGAGCCACCTCGGGCACGTGTTCGACGACGGCCCTGCGCCGACCGGCGAGCGGTTCTGCATCAACTCGGTGGCGCTGGAGTTCGACGGCGAGGAGTAG
- a CDS encoding PfkB family carbohydrate kinase, with protein MSRVVSFGSINVDHVGYISRDRIAALADAHGWFPDAGETVRVDAVPAAVRDDLTETFLGGKGANQAVAAAAAEADASLLGCVGDDEDEHAVVETLAERGVAVDGLERVDGPTGYAAIVVDETGENHIAIVAGANGRVTPAYARRHGDHLRDADCLLLQNELRAEATLAALDEVSGTGRRPTVVYDPAPADGAGAVLSHDAVDVVTPNEGEAAALSDALDAFDGTVVRTLGENGVVVEDGDDEFRVDSPAVDPVDTTGAGDVFAGYLAAELGEGSGLRRAVQLATIAAALSTTMEGVQTAVPERQQVLDVLRDGEN; from the coding sequence ATGTCCAGGGTCGTCAGCTTCGGGAGCATCAACGTCGACCACGTCGGCTACATCTCGCGCGACCGAATCGCAGCCCTCGCCGACGCCCACGGCTGGTTCCCCGACGCGGGCGAGACGGTGCGCGTCGACGCGGTGCCCGCCGCTGTCCGCGACGACCTCACGGAGACGTTCCTCGGCGGGAAGGGCGCGAACCAGGCCGTCGCCGCGGCAGCGGCCGAGGCGGACGCGAGCCTCCTCGGCTGCGTCGGCGACGACGAGGACGAGCACGCGGTCGTGGAGACGCTCGCCGAGCGCGGCGTGGCGGTCGACGGCCTCGAACGCGTGGACGGACCGACGGGCTACGCCGCCATCGTCGTCGACGAGACGGGCGAGAACCACATCGCCATCGTCGCCGGCGCGAACGGGAGGGTGACGCCAGCGTACGCCCGTCGGCACGGGGATCACCTGCGAGACGCGGACTGCCTGCTCCTCCAGAACGAACTACGGGCCGAGGCGACACTCGCGGCGCTGGACGAGGTGTCGGGTACCGGGCGGCGGCCGACGGTCGTCTACGACCCCGCGCCTGCCGACGGTGCCGGCGCCGTCCTCTCGCACGACGCCGTCGACGTGGTGACCCCGAACGAGGGCGAGGCGGCCGCCCTTTCCGACGCACTCGACGCCTTCGACGGCACGGTCGTCCGGACGCTCGGCGAGAACGGTGTCGTCGTCGAGGACGGCGACGACGAGTTCCGCGTCGACTCGCCGGCCGTCGACCCCGTCGATACGACCGGTGCGGGTGACGTGTTCGCGGGCTACCTCGCGGCGGAACTCGGCGAGGGCTCCGGGCTTCGCCGGGCGGTCCAACTGGCGACGATCGCCGCCGCACTCTCGACCACGATGGAGGGTGTGCAGACAGCGGTGCCCGAGCGCCAGCAGGTACTCGACGTGCTCCGAGACGGCGAAAACTGA
- a CDS encoding nucleoside hydrolase: MTRRIIVDTDTAGDDTQAILLGALSDAVELELLTIVAGNVEFDYQVENAKYTLELAGVADEVPVYEGARRPLVKEFEHVDHVHGAGGLGGDLFPDTGIESADGYGPDAIVEAVRESPGELTLVCIGPLTNIALALRREPRLGELVEEVVVMGGAVNTLGNDTPSAEFNFWVDPDAAKVVLRELDVTLLDWGLTMRQATLESDELAPIEDADTPYADFFTEITAHLREFSEERFGSDATTQPDSLAMATVIEPDLVEEAPRYHVDVDEREGLTRGYSMVDELGITEGEARTRVVETIDEARFKTIFTDMLLHGDPDRSR; this comes from the coding sequence ATGACCCGTCGCATCATCGTGGACACGGACACCGCGGGAGACGACACACAGGCCATCCTGCTGGGCGCGCTCTCCGACGCCGTCGAGCTGGAGCTGCTGACCATCGTCGCCGGCAACGTCGAGTTCGACTACCAGGTCGAGAACGCGAAGTACACGCTCGAACTGGCGGGCGTCGCCGACGAGGTGCCGGTGTACGAGGGCGCGCGCCGGCCGCTGGTCAAGGAGTTCGAGCACGTCGACCACGTCCACGGCGCGGGCGGCCTCGGCGGCGACCTGTTCCCTGACACCGGCATCGAATCGGCCGACGGCTACGGGCCGGACGCCATCGTCGAGGCGGTCCGGGAGTCGCCGGGCGAGCTGACGCTGGTCTGCATCGGCCCGCTGACGAACATCGCGCTCGCGCTCCGCCGCGAACCCCGCCTTGGCGAGCTCGTGGAGGAGGTCGTCGTGATGGGTGGCGCGGTGAACACGCTCGGGAACGACACGCCCTCCGCGGAGTTCAACTTCTGGGTCGACCCCGACGCCGCGAAGGTCGTACTGCGCGAGCTGGACGTGACGCTCCTCGACTGGGGACTGACGATGCGCCAGGCGACCCTCGAGTCCGACGAACTCGCGCCGATCGAGGACGCCGACACGCCCTACGCCGACTTCTTCACCGAGATCACGGCCCACCTCCGCGAGTTCAGCGAGGAGCGGTTCGGCTCGGACGCGACCACGCAGCCGGATTCGCTCGCGATGGCGACGGTCATCGAACCCGACCTCGTCGAAGAGGCACCACGGTACCACGTCGACGTGGACGAGCGCGAGGGACTCACCCGTGGCTACAGCATGGTCGACGAGCTCGGCATCACCGAGGGCGAGGCCCGCACCCGGGTCGTCGAGACCATCGACGAGGCGCGCTTCAAGACCATCTTCACCGATATGCTGCTGCACGGCGACCCCGACCGGTCGCGGTGA
- a CDS encoding VOC family protein, giving the protein MSDADTRLPPDTTPGRVALGVTDLDRQVDFYRDVVGLDVTASDADRATLGTPREALLELRAEPDAPERAPTETGLYHVAFLFPSRGALGDVLRRVRERWRLTGASDHGVSEALYLTDPEGNGVELYRDRPRADWPVTDDGGVQMGVDPLDVDSIAGLACGRAGTHDETTVGHVHLEVSDLPAAEGFYVDTLGLNVRQRYADAALFLAAGDYHHHIGLNTWNSRREPPEGRGLRWFELLLPDGAALDAAEAALRDADVAVHQPDEGDGIEVADPDGISLRLRPR; this is encoded by the coding sequence ATGAGCGACGCCGACACCCGTCTCCCGCCCGACACCACCCCGGGTCGCGTCGCGCTCGGCGTGACCGACCTCGACCGACAGGTCGACTTCTACCGGGACGTGGTCGGCCTCGACGTCACCGCCAGCGACGCCGACCGGGCGACCCTCGGCACGCCACGTGAGGCGCTACTGGAGCTCCGGGCGGAGCCCGACGCACCCGAACGTGCACCGACCGAGACCGGGCTGTACCACGTCGCCTTCCTGTTCCCCTCGCGCGGCGCGCTCGGCGACGTGCTCCGCCGGGTCCGCGAACGCTGGCGGCTCACCGGGGCCTCGGACCACGGCGTGAGCGAGGCGCTGTACCTGACAGATCCCGAGGGGAACGGCGTCGAGCTGTACCGGGACCGGCCGCGGGCGGACTGGCCGGTGACCGACGACGGCGGCGTCCAGATGGGCGTCGACCCGCTCGACGTCGACTCCATCGCCGGCCTCGCGTGCGGGAGGGCGGGCACCCACGACGAGACCACGGTCGGGCACGTCCACCTGGAGGTGAGCGACCTTCCTGCAGCCGAGGGGTTCTACGTCGACACGCTCGGACTGAACGTCAGACAGCGGTACGCCGACGCCGCGCTGTTCCTCGCCGCCGGCGACTACCACCACCACATCGGGCTGAACACGTGGAACAGCCGGCGTGAGCCGCCGGAGGGCCGTGGGCTGCGCTGGTTCGAACTCCTCCTCCCGGACGGAGCTGCGCTCGACGCCGCCGAGGCCGCGCTGCGCGACGCCGACGTGGCGGTCCACCAGCCCGACGAGGGCGACGGCATCGAGGTGGCCGACCCCGACGGGATCAGCCTGCGGTTGCGACCACGCTGA
- a CDS encoding S8 family serine peptidase produces MVHSTRRDVIKVSGALLGGIAVGTTVTAATSTDRFIVRTKGRGLPNGVEVVHEMPGIKLAVVTGDEGALRSSNGVKEFAPDIELELNEPEPNAEVPTFDASDYEGQPGDSLQWDKADLNVPEAHETTEGEGTRVAVIDSGVLETHPDLAGPLNLDLSRNFTDDGGDHNPVGGGDHGTHVAGIVAADNGGGLGVNGTAPKTDLVDCRVFSAEGGASFADILAAVVYSANVGADVANLSLGAYPVPRQANGQFYGKVLNSAMTYANREGTLLVIAAGNDSADLQHDKNFISLPNEGAQALSVSATGPIGYGLSFDPDVTESPPESPAFYTNYGTNAITLGAPGGDADTSLTDPVDGVPAYAYDLVFNTVFTYEDTDGDGEPDTQVPGYGWKAGTSMAAPNVAGAAALVKSANPNYNANQVEAALKQAADVPDGYGKEYYGSGYLNIVDAL; encoded by the coding sequence ATGGTACACAGTACCAGAAGAGACGTTATCAAGGTAAGCGGGGCACTGCTCGGGGGAATCGCGGTCGGAACCACGGTCACGGCGGCGACATCGACGGACCGGTTCATCGTCCGAACGAAGGGTCGAGGGCTACCGAACGGCGTCGAGGTGGTCCACGAGATGCCGGGGATCAAGCTCGCCGTCGTCACCGGCGACGAGGGGGCGCTGCGGTCGTCGAACGGCGTCAAGGAGTTCGCACCTGACATCGAGCTCGAACTGAACGAGCCGGAGCCGAACGCGGAGGTCCCGACGTTCGACGCCTCGGACTACGAGGGACAGCCTGGTGACTCCCTGCAGTGGGACAAGGCCGACCTGAACGTTCCCGAGGCACACGAGACGACCGAGGGCGAGGGCACGCGGGTCGCCGTCATCGACTCCGGCGTGCTGGAGACGCACCCGGACCTGGCGGGGCCGCTGAACCTCGACCTCTCGCGGAACTTCACCGACGACGGGGGCGACCACAACCCGGTCGGGGGTGGCGACCACGGCACCCACGTCGCGGGCATCGTCGCGGCGGACAACGGCGGCGGTCTCGGCGTCAACGGCACCGCACCGAAGACCGACCTCGTGGACTGCCGCGTGTTCTCCGCTGAGGGCGGGGCATCGTTCGCCGACATCCTCGCCGCCGTGGTCTACAGTGCGAACGTCGGTGCGGACGTGGCGAACCTCTCGCTGGGTGCGTACCCGGTTCCACGGCAGGCGAACGGCCAGTTCTACGGCAAGGTCCTCAACAGCGCGATGACGTACGCGAACAGGGAGGGGACCCTGCTCGTCATCGCGGCCGGCAACGACAGCGCCGACCTCCAGCACGACAAGAACTTCATCAGCCTGCCGAACGAGGGCGCGCAGGCGCTCTCGGTGTCGGCCACCGGTCCAATCGGGTACGGGCTCTCGTTCGACCCCGATGTGACGGAGAGTCCGCCCGAGAGCCCTGCGTTCTACACCAACTACGGGACGAATGCAATCACGCTCGGCGCGCCAGGTGGCGACGCCGACACCTCCCTCACCGACCCGGTCGATGGCGTTCCGGCGTATGCGTACGACCTCGTGTTCAACACAGTGTTCACCTACGAGGACACCGACGGTGACGGCGAGCCCGACACGCAGGTCCCCGGCTACGGCTGGAAGGCCGGCACCTCGATGGCCGCGCCGAACGTCGCCGGGGCGGCCGCGCTGGTCAAGAGCGCGAACCCGAACTACAACGCCAACCAGGTCGAGGCCGCGCTCAAGCAAGCCGCAGACGTGCCCGACGGCTACGGGAAGGAGTACTACGGGAGCGGCTACCTGAACATCGTCGACGCGCTGTAG